The DNA window GCCCGTCGAGGGTGACGGTGCGGCCGCAGTTCTGCAAGGAGATCGACGCGGTGTCGGCGTCGTCGTCGGACGACCCGCCGCATGCGGTGAGGGTGAGGGCTGCGGCGATCGACACCGCTGCCGTGGAGATGACTCGGCGAGAGATATGGGTACGCAAAGCGACCCGCCTTCCATGACTCGTGGAAAACGTGCAGGTATGCGTCACGGCCGGTCTCCTGGCTCGGCAGGGATGACCGCCGACTACGCCTTCCCGGATGTATTCACATCCAGTGGCTGGGGTCGAACCCCTGGTAGTCGACGTACCTGCCCACAGTGGCGAGTACCGCGCCGGCTTCTACCGGACTTCCCGAACACCGTGACGACATCGTGAACAATAGACGACACCCCTCCGGCGACCGGCGGGCTCGCGACGGGATCGTCCGGTTCGGAGTCAGCCGAGGCCGGCTTCCCGTCGTTCGGCTCGCGGCATCAGCGCCGACGACACGGTGAGCAGTACCGCGACACCCAGGATGCCGAGGAACACGAGGTGGATGGCGCCGGAGAGCGCGGACGGCGCCGGTTCGGCCGTGTCGCCGACACGGGAGTTGACCAGCGCGCCGAACACCGCGACCCCGACGGCACTGCCGATCGAGCGGGCGAACATGTTGGTCGACGTCACCACGCCCCGCTCGCTCCAGTCGACGCTGGACTGGGCGGCGATGAGCGTCGGGGTGGCGATCAGCCCCATGCCGATGCCGATGACGAAACACGTCGCACCCACCTGCCACACCGGTGAGCCCTCCGCGAGCAGCAGCAACAACGCCGAGCCGACGAGTGCGAACACACTGCCGATCAGGGCGGTCGAGCGGAACCCGATCCGCAGGTACAGTCGTCCGGCCTGCGACGCCGCGATGGGCCAGCCGATCGTGAGCACCGCCAGCGCGAAGCCGGCGACCAGCGCCCCGGTGCCGAGGACACCCTGGACGAAGGTCGGCACGTACGTCGTCAGACCCATCAGGATGGCCCCCACCGACAGCGACACCAGGCTGCTCGCGACGAGCACCCGCCGGGTGAGCATGTACAGCGGCAGGATCGGGTCGGCGGCGCGGCGCTCGACGAACACGAACGCGACCAGCAGCGCCGCGCCCGCGACGAAGACCCCGATCCCGGCGGGCGAGGCCCACGCCCAGGCCTGACCACCCTCGAGCAGACCCAGGATCATCAGCGCCGCACCCGCCGTGAGCAGGACCGCGCCGGGGTAGTCGATGCGTGCGCGACGGGCGGTTCTCTCTTCCCGGAAATTGCGCAGGAGCATCCACGCCGCGACGGCGCACAACGGAATGTTGACGAGGAAGATCCATCGCCACGACAGGTATTCGGAGAACAGGCCACCGAGTGTCGGGCCCAGCACCGCCGACACGCCCCACACGCTCGCGATGTAGCCCTGGACCTTGGCGCGTTCGGCGACCGTGTAGATGTCACCGGCGATCGTCAGGCTCATCGGTTGCACCGCGCCCGCACCCAGGCCCTGGACGGCGCGGAAGACGATCAGCGCGGGCATGCTCCACGCGAGTCCGCAGAGCAGCGAGCCGACCGCGAACACCACGATGCCCAACATCATGATCGGCTTGCGGCCGAACATGTCGGCGAGCTTGCCGTAGATGGGCACCGACACGGCCTGCGCCAGCAGGTAGATGGAGAACAGCCACGGGAACTGGCTGAAGCCGCCGAGGTCGCCGACGATGGTCAGCACGGCGGTCGCAATGATCGTGCTGTCGAGCGCGACCAGCGACGTGCTCAGCATCAGCGACAGCAGGATGGGGCCGCGCTCGGAGCGCAGGCCGACGGATGATGTGGTCGCTGCGTCGGCGGTCTCGGTCGCCATTCGCCCTCCCGCCGGTAGATCGTCCAGTCCGAAACAAGGCTAACGATCCGGAGTCGGGCTCTATTCCCGGCGCCGGGAGACCGGTCACCGGCACCGGGTCGCCGGGCGTGCCACGCTGTGGGATGCGCCCGTTCGCAGGACCGATAGGGTGAGCATCGTGCGTCCTTCACTCGAGTCCTACACCCACCTGGCCGGCGGCAAGGTCCGTGATCTGTACACGATCGACGACGAGCATCTCCTGCTGGTCGCGAGTGACCGGATCTCGGCATACGACCACGTGCTCAGCACCCCGATCCCGGACAAGGGGCGGGTGCTGACCGCGATGAGCGTGTTCTTCTTCGAGAAGCTCGGTGGCAGCAACCACCTGGCCGGCGACCCGCTCGACGAGCGGATCCCCGAGGAGGTGCTGGGCCGCGCGCTGGTGGTCCGCAAGCTGAACATGATCCCGGTCGAGTGCGTGGCCCGCGGCTACCTGACGGGCTCGGGACTGGTGGACTACCAGAACACGGGTGCGGTGTGCGGCGTCGAACTGCCCGAGGGGCTGGTGGAGGCGAGCGAGTTGCCGGATCCCATCTTCACCCCGGCCAGCAAGGCAGCCCTCGGTGACCACGACGAGAACATCGACTTCCAGGCCGTCGTCGACAAGGTCGGCCAGGACCTGGCGGTCAAGCTGCGCAACGACACGCTCGACATCTACTTCCGGGCGGCCAGTTTCGCGCGCGAGCGCGGCATCATCCTGGCCGACACCAAGTTCGAGTTCGGTCTCGACAGCGACCACAACCTGGTCCTCGCCGACGAGGTGCTGACGCCGGACTCGTCGCGCTACTGGCCGGCCGAGGGCTACGAGCCCGGCAAGGTGCAGCCGAGTTTCGACAAGCAGTTCGTGCGCAACTGGCTCACCGGACCCGAATCCGGCTGGGATCGGGCCTCGGACACCCCGCCGCCGCCGCTGCCGCCGGAGATCGTCGAGGCCACCCGCGCGCGGTACATCGAGGCGTACGAACGCATCTCGGGGCTCTCGTTCGAGGACTGGGTGGGCTGATGACCACGCCGACTCCGCCTGTCGCGAAGCGGGTGCCGTTCGAGCGCACCCACCACGGGGACACGTTCGTCGACCACTACGAATGGCTGCGGGACAAGGAGAACCCCGAGGTCGTCGAGTACCTCGAGGCCGAGAACGCGTACACGGCCCGGCAGCTCGAACACCTGGAACCGCTGCGCGAGAAGATCTTCCAGGAGATCAAGTCGCGCACGCAGGAAACCGACATGTCGGTGCCGACGCGGCTCGGGGACTGGTGGTACTACACCCGCACGGCGGAGGGCAAGCAGTACGGCGTCCACTGCCGCTGTCCCATCGCGAATGCGGACGACTGGACGCCGCCGGACCTGTCGGCGGACGCCGCGATCGAGGGCGAGCAGGTGCTGCTCGACGGCAACGCGCTCGCCGAGGGCCACGAGTTCTTCTCGCTCGGCGCGTTCTCGCTCAGTCACGACGGGACGCTGCTGGCGTACTCGGTGGACGTGGTCGGGGACGAGCGGTACACGCTGCGGTTCAAGGACCTCCGCACGGGTGAACTGCTGGCGGACGAGATCCCGAACACGGCGCCCGGCGCGACATGGGCGATCGATCACCGGCACGTCTTCTATCTGACGGTCGACGAGTCGTGGCGGCCGGACACGGTGTGGCGGCACAAACTGGGCACCGACCAGGCCGACGACGTCCGCGTCTTCCACGAGCCCGACGAGCGGTACTGGGTTTCCGTGGGGTCCACCCGCAGCGAGAAGTACCTCATGATCTGGCTCGGCTCCAAGGTCACCACCGAGGGCTGGATCCTCGAGTCGGCCGACCCGGAGGGCGAGTTCCGGGTGATCCTGCCGCGCCGCGAGGGCGTGGAGTACGCGGCCGAGCACGCCGTCGTCGCGGGCCAGGACCGGTTCCTCATCCTGCACAACGACGTCGTCGACGGTGAGAAGGCCGAGAACTTCGTGCTTGCGCAGGCGCCGGTCGCCGACCCGGAAGCCATGGAGATCCTGGTTCCGCATCGCCACGACGTCCGGCTCGAGGACATCGACACCTTCGCCGACCACCTGGTGCTCAGCTACCGCCGCGACGTGCTGACCCGCGTCGCCATCTGGCCGCTGACCGCCGACGGCTACGGCGAACTCACCGAGATGGAGTTCGACGAGGAACTGTTCTCCGTCGGGCTCGGCTCCAACCCCGAATGGGAGCAGCCGACCCTGCGGATCGGCTACACCTCGTTCATCACGCCGTCCCGCGTGTACGACTACCAGCTCGC is part of the Rhodococcus sp. SGAir0479 genome and encodes:
- a CDS encoding MDR family MFS transporter, whose product is MATETADAATTSSVGLRSERGPILLSLMLSTSLVALDSTIIATAVLTIVGDLGGFSQFPWLFSIYLLAQAVSVPIYGKLADMFGRKPIMMLGIVVFAVGSLLCGLAWSMPALIVFRAVQGLGAGAVQPMSLTIAGDIYTVAERAKVQGYIASVWGVSAVLGPTLGGLFSEYLSWRWIFLVNIPLCAVAAWMLLRNFREERTARRARIDYPGAVLLTAGAALMILGLLEGGQAWAWASPAGIGVFVAGAALLVAFVFVERRAADPILPLYMLTRRVLVASSLVSLSVGAILMGLTTYVPTFVQGVLGTGALVAGFALAVLTIGWPIAASQAGRLYLRIGFRSTALIGSVFALVGSALLLLLAEGSPVWQVGATCFVIGIGMGLIATPTLIAAQSSVDWSERGVVTSTNMFARSIGSAVGVAVFGALVNSRVGDTAEPAPSALSGAIHLVFLGILGVAVLLTVSSALMPRAERREAGLG
- a CDS encoding phosphoribosylaminoimidazolesuccinocarboxamide synthase; amino-acid sequence: MRPSLESYTHLAGGKVRDLYTIDDEHLLLVASDRISAYDHVLSTPIPDKGRVLTAMSVFFFEKLGGSNHLAGDPLDERIPEEVLGRALVVRKLNMIPVECVARGYLTGSGLVDYQNTGAVCGVELPEGLVEASELPDPIFTPASKAALGDHDENIDFQAVVDKVGQDLAVKLRNDTLDIYFRAASFARERGIILADTKFEFGLDSDHNLVLADEVLTPDSSRYWPAEGYEPGKVQPSFDKQFVRNWLTGPESGWDRASDTPPPPLPPEIVEATRARYIEAYERISGLSFEDWVG
- a CDS encoding S9 family peptidase is translated as MTTPTPPVAKRVPFERTHHGDTFVDHYEWLRDKENPEVVEYLEAENAYTARQLEHLEPLREKIFQEIKSRTQETDMSVPTRLGDWWYYTRTAEGKQYGVHCRCPIANADDWTPPDLSADAAIEGEQVLLDGNALAEGHEFFSLGAFSLSHDGTLLAYSVDVVGDERYTLRFKDLRTGELLADEIPNTAPGATWAIDHRHVFYLTVDESWRPDTVWRHKLGTDQADDVRVFHEPDERYWVSVGSTRSEKYLMIWLGSKVTTEGWILESADPEGEFRVILPRREGVEYAAEHAVVAGQDRFLILHNDVVDGEKAENFVLAQAPVADPEAMEILVPHRHDVRLEDIDTFADHLVLSYRRDVLTRVAIWPLTADGYGELTEMEFDEELFSVGLGSNPEWEQPTLRIGYTSFITPSRVYDYQLATGELLLRKSQPVLGGFDPADYEQHREWATAEDGTRIPLSVVRRKGIGGDPAPTLLYGYGSYEASMDPAFSVARLSLLDRGMVFAVAHVRGGGEMGRHWYENGKTLTKKNTFTDFVACARHLIDEGRTTPARLVADGGSAGGLLMGAVANLAPELFAGILANVPFVDPLTSILDPDLPLTVIEWDEWGNPLEDPQVYEYMRSYSPYENVEAKDYPAILAITSINDTRVLYVEPAKWVAALRATKTGDSPLLLKTEMSAGHGGVSGRYEKWREVAFEYAWVLETAGAVG